A genomic segment from Flavobacterium inviolabile encodes:
- a CDS encoding T9SS type B sorting domain-containing protein — MSKSTDTNSIYATKEEAIKYSKMQRYFRMLTGLLLLSTGFVSYGQQSICYGTATSVYKVDALENGGLGTIGSVYVWTVLNTGFSGTIGYVNPPSTNQVTVNWGNTPPGTYTIQVQEKDAVSGCLGPVQQLTVDLKSAPQPNLADTVACVNPVTGVLVDPVLLNSGVPQAGNTFLWTLNNVPLSGNSNTLVATQPGNYAVTVTHTATGCSGTDTATIGVSSVAVAYAVVKEAFELYQAITVTVTQGSGDYEYQLNDGPFQSEPVFYVNKSGSYTINVRDTKGCGEVPLKVNVLNYPRYFTPNGDSYHDTWNITGLPNPEKAKITIFDRYGKVIKQISPKGRGWDGTYNGNPLPSTDYWFVLDYYEDGVQKEFKAHFSMKR, encoded by the coding sequence ATGAGTAAAAGTACAGATACAAATAGTATATACGCAACTAAAGAAGAGGCAATAAAGTATTCGAAAATGCAGCGGTATTTTAGAATGCTAACAGGACTTCTGCTCTTAAGTACCGGGTTTGTCAGCTACGGCCAGCAATCGATCTGCTACGGAACCGCGACTTCGGTTTATAAGGTGGATGCTTTAGAAAACGGCGGTTTGGGAACTATAGGCTCTGTTTATGTATGGACTGTTTTAAATACCGGATTTTCAGGAACCATAGGGTATGTAAATCCGCCCAGTACAAACCAGGTAACGGTTAACTGGGGCAATACGCCGCCCGGAACCTATACCATTCAGGTTCAGGAAAAAGACGCTGTTTCCGGCTGTCTGGGACCGGTACAGCAGTTAACAGTTGACCTGAAAAGTGCTCCGCAGCCCAATTTAGCAGATACTGTTGCCTGTGTTAATCCGGTTACGGGCGTTTTAGTAGATCCGGTTCTTTTAAATTCCGGAGTTCCGCAGGCAGGGAATACCTTTTTATGGACATTAAATAACGTGCCGTTATCCGGGAATTCCAATACCCTTGTGGCAACACAGCCCGGAAATTATGCGGTAACGGTTACCCATACGGCTACCGGCTGTTCCGGTACTGATACGGCTACCATTGGAGTGTCTTCGGTTGCCGTTGCTTATGCGGTTGTAAAAGAAGCGTTTGAGCTGTATCAGGCAATTACGGTTACGGTTACACAGGGATCCGGCGATTATGAATACCAGTTAAATGACGGTCCTTTTCAGAGTGAGCCTGTTTTTTATGTGAACAAATCAGGATCATATACGATAAATGTAAGGGATACCAAAGGGTGCGGTGAGGTGCCACTCAAAGTAAATGTGCTGAATTATCCCCGGTATTTTACGCCAAACGGCGATTCCTACCACGATACCTGGAATATTACCGGTTTGCCAAATCCGGAAAAAGCAAAGATTACGATATTTGACCGCTATGGTAAAGTAATTAAACAAATTTCGCCCAAAGGAAGAGGCTGGGACGGAACCTATAACGGAAACCCGTTACCGTCTACCGATTATTGGTTTGTGCTGGATTATTATGAAGATGGAGTGCAAAAAGAATTCAAAGCCCATTTCAGTATGAAACGATAA
- a CDS encoding lamin tail domain-containing protein translates to MDLRTLYQLKAPAFSRIFGVLFLLILGFTDSYGQSIFSNPITGTNPNTANPYTAGQLVNPNITVSGIGRGSGITGSNTNNRYNATGWNIGSLGATQYFEFVLTPSAGYAINFTSFEYTGQASGTGPTSFAFRSSVDSFTGNIGTATVSGTTISLSGAAFQNITQAIRFRIYAWGASGGTGTFSINDFTFNGQVVAACTQPVITSFLPASAPVNTLVKINGNGFLNGSGTTSVKFNGVPAASFTVISNTLIEAVIPVGATTGAVTITTNNCTGTSAASYTILSSNCSTLYADLFISELYDAQVGDGGVIELYNGTGATINMTQYSILRYGNIGDAAPSYTIPLTGTLASGSVYLIRIGNDAPVCTFTPNMTYNTGFNANDAFELVKNTTVIDVVNAPNNAGYSVIRLNTVPAPNSTFVDSEWNTSSSESCADIGLQNYNNSTTTVIAPQPVNAIICENQTASFTVGVSNPAGVTYQWKILNSSGNWVNVTNSATYSGATTATLTVNNVPISFNGNQYYCFVNISGCQESSHAAMLTVKTKPVTAGIYFN, encoded by the coding sequence ATGGATTTAAGAACATTATATCAACTAAAAGCGCCGGCTTTTTCCAGGATTTTCGGAGTATTGTTTCTCTTGATACTCGGTTTTACAGATAGTTATGGACAAAGTATTTTTAGTAATCCCATTACCGGCACCAATCCCAATACGGCAAACCCTTATACTGCCGGACAGCTTGTAAACCCGAATATAACCGTTTCCGGTATCGGAAGAGGATCTGGGATCACCGGAAGTAATACCAACAACAGGTATAATGCCACCGGATGGAATATAGGATCATTAGGAGCAACTCAGTATTTCGAATTTGTCTTAACGCCATCTGCCGGGTATGCCATCAACTTTACAAGCTTTGAATATACCGGACAGGCATCCGGCACAGGACCAACTTCTTTTGCATTCCGGTCTTCTGTCGATTCTTTTACCGGTAATATCGGTACGGCAACGGTAAGCGGAACAACAATAAGCCTTTCCGGTGCTGCTTTCCAGAATATCACCCAGGCAATACGATTCAGGATATATGCATGGGGAGCATCCGGCGGAACCGGAACATTCAGTATCAACGATTTTACGTTTAACGGACAGGTGGTTGCTGCCTGTACGCAGCCTGTGATTACAAGTTTTCTGCCAGCGTCAGCTCCGGTCAATACACTGGTGAAGATCAATGGGAATGGCTTCCTGAACGGTTCCGGAACCACTTCGGTTAAATTCAACGGTGTTCCGGCAGCGTCATTTACGGTTATATCCAATACGTTAATTGAAGCGGTTATTCCGGTAGGAGCAACAACAGGAGCGGTAACCATTACAACAAATAACTGTACGGGTACTTCGGCAGCTTCTTATACGATACTATCCTCAAATTGTAGTACGCTTTACGCGGATTTGTTTATCTCGGAACTTTATGATGCCCAGGTTGGAGATGGAGGCGTAATAGAATTGTATAACGGAACCGGGGCAACAATTAATATGACCCAGTATTCCATTTTGAGATATGGAAATATTGGCGATGCTGCACCTTCCTATACAATACCGCTTACCGGAACACTGGCATCGGGCAGTGTTTACCTTATCCGGATAGGAAACGATGCCCCGGTATGTACCTTTACGCCAAACATGACTTACAATACCGGTTTTAATGCCAATGATGCATTCGAACTGGTAAAAAATACAACGGTAATTGATGTGGTCAATGCACCCAATAATGCCGGTTACTCGGTAATCAGGCTCAATACGGTTCCGGCACCCAATAGTACTTTTGTGGACAGCGAATGGAATACTTCTTCTTCGGAAAGCTGTGCCGACATTGGCTTGCAAAATTATAACAACTCCACAACCACGGTGATTGCGCCGCAACCGGTTAATGCCATTATCTGCGAAAATCAGACAGCATCCTTTACGGTGGGTGTCAGCAATCCGGCAGGAGTGACCTATCAGTGGAAAATACTGAACAGTTCCGGAAACTGGGTAAATGTGACCAATTCGGCTACCTATTCCGGGGCAACAACGGCGACACTTACCGTGAATAACGTACCGATAAGCTTCAACGGGAACCAGTATTATTGCTTTGTAAATATTTCAGGCTGCCAGGAAAGCTCGCATGCCGCTATGCTTACGGTGAAAACAAAACCGGTCACAGCGGGAATTTATTTTAATTAA
- a CDS encoding Ig-like domain-containing protein, translated as MKKTILLKENCGQRVWRLKWTACCLFLMAFLLGQPMNAQTVLINPNVEGGFEDGTTFASNGWTQVDDTNNRWVLGTAPGWFSGARGAYVSNDSGVTWGYSTTEFSRSHFYRDVAFPAGVAAVDLAFDWRANGSDGNWDNLLVYIMDTSITPSTAGPTSTNTTNTNWTGYTNGTTGYFLLQRNGTTVPTTTTAVTYTFTAAQLNYVSGKTKRLVFVWKNDGSGGANPPASLDNISLTAMVPSCVPPTDVTVAGITKSAATISWTASASIPASGYEYEIRTSGAAGSGATGLTTSGTTAAGIVAKNVTGLAASTTYSLYVRSNCGGGDFSAWSSVTSLITACDYADITGTTPGSVCGNGSATLGATATGGILSWYAAATGGVALGTGATFATPVISATTSYWVEAGVPGVTSLGPLSPTAQGGTIGTQTVDWDVSFTVLENTTLTSVDVFPITSGQTAAIIVRNGAGTVIATYPYTTNVSGGATPQTITLNHVLTPGNYQLYPAMPSSGLSRNTTGAVYPYTSSVANITGNGYNANYYMGFYNWVFQATCASPRTEVVATVTTPPAFTLSTNSTTAVCSGQSGSAVTIATGAANYDTFVWSPATGVTGNAASGWVFNPAATTTYTLTASQSAGVCAIATNVVVNINPLPVVTASAANPTVCQGTSTTLTALTSVIGPGTAAIGTGTTTLTSATTQPTAFCNRWSQYWNQTVYTAAELTAAGLRAGNITSIAYIITTLGDAANVTNFTIRIGTTANSTLTGFTTTGLNLVYGPATYAHTIGVNTITFATPYAWDGVSNIIVDVRQDGANLTNNAITYYTATTGNKTASAVTSTLPTTFILAETNPSAALSVQRLNVIFGGQVVTTGAGTLDWTWTPGNLTGSTVTVSPTTATTYTVRGTNTATGCYTEATVMVNVTTTPPPTGNSTQTINVNTAAEATIEDLVVTGTAVVWYPTAADALANTNPIAAGTQLVSGTTYYAVQTVGGCRSVSPLAVTVTVTLGTSLFEITGLKYYPNPVAAVFTVTYTDAIASVEVFNLIGQRVIAEKPATNTVLLDMSVLPAGAYIVQVKANGQSQAIKVVKK; from the coding sequence ATGAAGAAAACTATTTTATTAAAAGAGAATTGCGGGCAAAGAGTATGGAGACTGAAATGGACTGCCTGCTGTTTATTTTTAATGGCTTTCCTTCTCGGACAGCCAATGAATGCGCAAACGGTATTGATTAATCCCAATGTAGAGGGTGGATTTGAAGACGGAACAACATTTGCCAGTAATGGATGGACACAAGTTGATGATACAAACAATAGATGGGTTTTAGGAACAGCACCGGGATGGTTTTCGGGAGCAAGAGGCGCTTATGTTTCCAATGATTCCGGAGTAACATGGGGTTATAGTACAACAGAATTCAGCCGGTCTCACTTTTACAGAGATGTGGCTTTTCCGGCTGGTGTTGCAGCTGTTGATTTAGCTTTTGACTGGAGAGCTAACGGAAGCGACGGTAACTGGGATAACCTGCTGGTGTATATAATGGATACCAGCATTACACCATCTACTGCCGGTCCGACCTCAACCAATACAACCAATACAAATTGGACGGGCTATACAAATGGCACTACAGGCTATTTTTTATTACAGCGTAACGGGACGACAGTTCCCACGACAACTACGGCCGTGACTTATACCTTTACAGCGGCACAATTGAACTATGTTTCCGGAAAAACAAAACGGCTGGTATTTGTTTGGAAAAACGATGGTTCGGGCGGTGCAAATCCGCCGGCTTCGTTAGATAATATCTCTTTAACAGCGATGGTGCCAAGTTGTGTTCCGCCTACAGATGTTACTGTTGCAGGCATTACAAAAAGTGCAGCGACCATTTCATGGACGGCTTCTGCATCCATTCCGGCAAGCGGATATGAATATGAGATCAGGACAAGCGGTGCAGCCGGAAGCGGTGCAACAGGTCTTACGACTTCTGGTACTACAGCTGCCGGAATTGTTGCTAAAAACGTAACAGGCTTGGCAGCTTCAACAACATATTCGTTATATGTCCGCTCCAATTGCGGTGGCGGCGATTTTAGTGCATGGAGCAGTGTGACAAGCCTTATAACAGCTTGTGATTATGCCGATATTACCGGAACCACACCGGGCAGTGTCTGTGGTAACGGTTCTGCAACTTTGGGCGCAACGGCAACCGGCGGAATCCTTAGCTGGTATGCCGCAGCAACCGGTGGAGTGGCATTAGGAACCGGAGCGACATTTGCAACACCGGTAATTTCAGCAACAACTTCTTACTGGGTTGAGGCAGGAGTGCCGGGAGTAACATCGCTGGGACCTCTTTCACCAACAGCACAGGGAGGAACGATAGGAACACAAACAGTGGACTGGGATGTGAGCTTCACGGTTCTGGAAAATACAACCTTAACATCTGTAGATGTTTTCCCGATAACGTCAGGACAAACAGCGGCTATTATTGTAAGAAACGGTGCCGGTACTGTAATTGCCACTTATCCGTACACCACAAATGTATCCGGTGGTGCCACCCCGCAAACCATTACATTAAACCATGTGTTAACACCGGGTAACTATCAGTTGTATCCAGCCATGCCGTCGTCTGGTTTATCAAGAAATACTACCGGAGCGGTTTATCCTTACACCTCTTCTGTAGCAAACATTACCGGAAACGGTTATAATGCAAATTACTATATGGGCTTCTATAACTGGGTGTTCCAGGCAACATGCGCTTCTCCAAGAACAGAAGTGGTGGCTACGGTAACAACGCCACCGGCATTTACATTAAGTACAAACAGTACAACAGCGGTTTGCAGCGGTCAGTCCGGCAGTGCGGTAACAATTGCTACAGGAGCAGCAAATTATGATACTTTCGTTTGGTCACCGGCAACAGGCGTTACCGGAAATGCAGCCAGCGGATGGGTATTTAATCCGGCAGCTACCACAACGTATACCTTAACAGCTTCACAATCGGCAGGTGTTTGTGCGATAGCGACAAATGTAGTGGTAAACATCAATCCGCTGCCGGTTGTTACGGCTTCTGCCGCAAACCCAACAGTTTGCCAGGGGACTTCTACAACGCTAACGGCACTTACAAGTGTTATTGGTCCGGGAACTGCTGCCATCGGAACAGGGACAACAACCTTAACATCGGCAACAACCCAACCGACAGCTTTCTGTAACCGTTGGTCGCAATACTGGAATCAAACGGTTTATACCGCAGCAGAGCTTACGGCTGCCGGATTAAGAGCCGGTAACATCACCTCAATTGCTTATATCATTACCACTCTGGGTGATGCGGCTAATGTTACGAATTTTACAATCAGAATCGGAACAACAGCTAACAGTACATTAACCGGATTTACAACAACAGGATTAAACCTTGTGTACGGACCGGCTACCTATGCCCATACTATAGGTGTAAATACCATCACATTTGCAACGCCTTATGCCTGGGACGGCGTATCGAATATTATCGTAGATGTAAGGCAGGATGGGGCAAATTTGACAAATAATGCCATAACCTATTATACGGCAACTACCGGAAATAAAACGGCTTCAGCTGTTACGTCAACATTACCGACAACTTTTATATTGGCGGAAACGAATCCTTCTGCTGCTTTATCCGTACAACGCCTGAATGTGATATTCGGAGGCCAGGTTGTGACAACAGGAGCGGGAACTTTAGACTGGACCTGGACACCGGGTAACCTAACCGGAAGTACAGTAACGGTATCGCCAACAACGGCGACTACCTATACTGTTAGAGGAACAAACACGGCTACCGGCTGTTATACAGAAGCTACGGTAATGGTAAATGTAACGACTACACCGCCGCCAACAGGAAACAGTACGCAGACTATTAATGTGAATACGGCTGCTGAGGCAACAATTGAAGACCTCGTTGTAACGGGAACGGCTGTAGTTTGGTACCCGACGGCTGCCGATGCACTGGCAAATACCAACCCGATCGCGGCCGGAACACAATTGGTAAGCGGAACAACTTATTATGCGGTTCAGACAGTTGGCGGATGCAGAAGTGTGAGCCCTTTGGCGGTGACAGTAACGGTAACATTAGGGACTTCTTTATTTGAAATTACAGGTTTGAAATACTATCCGAATCCGGTAGCAGCTGTGTTTACAGTAACCTATACAGACGCGATTGCCTCGGTTGAGGTGTTCAATTTGATTGGTCAGCGGGTGATTGCCGAAAAACCGGCTACCAATACAGTACTTTTAGATATGAGTGTTTTGCCCGCAGGCGCCTATATTGTACAGGTAAAAGCTAATGGTCAGTCACAAGCCATTAAAGTGGTTAAGAAATAA
- a CDS encoding beta strand repeat-containing protein, with translation MKQKLHYHLPKCLMLLIICLLSVNSWGQTTIFSVSGGGAFPSGWTSANNVPTNDIDKSSYYLLDAGNPSDVITTSSYNLSSYTSAVFTINVATFDTGTANPGKIEISYNGGTTFTQTTTTTTPSNSTYVGSTINLNSVSSQVVIRISNNGTSGRGIRVQAIKLVASGTATVPAITATPSTVPGFGNVNVGTNSANSTVTISGANLTGDIMVNAPSADFQISKDQSAWSASVSLTPTSGTITSVPVYVRFTPQSVGAKSGNITFSGGGVSSSPTVAVSGTGTLQTPVTTAATTVQQLQFNANWGTVAGASGYRLDVSEHASFGIDTPSSVLEEFETGLSTSGYGTGTTSLASGNWEVEDVIRAAANQSVSGYGAQLRASTGKMTTPSFAKISTITFSAKRGASATTLQVSKIVNGVTTLLQTINLTTSHSDYTVNVNETASDVKILLANGGGNLVYVDELTINYTGSTPSFVTGYNDRNVGNVTTYAVTGLNPNTAYYYRVRATATATTSSNSNVTAVTTKLSTVTWNGTAWSNVTGPDATIEAVIAGAYNTNTNGAFTTKKLTLNSGSFTLASGTNLTVVNEVVNNMTAADFVIQNNANLIQTNAVANTGAVTLHRNSAPIVRLDHTLWSSPVEAQNLFGFSPNTLTNRFYTYQTSTNTYVNTGLTAATTFVVGKGFAVRAPNNYQASPAAAWEGTFVGKPNNGNVTFTLETTGTGYNMVGNPYPSVIDGATFVSNNTTIDGTLYFYAHTLTMNAQGQFPAGTNYATWTPGVGGVAATAGTSGVPANVPNGKIQVGQGFIVKSLPAGGNVTFANTMRAAENGNQFFKVSSANATLPETEKHRMWLNLTNDAGTAFNQILVAYAEGATEGVDRGYDGLAFGTTGSTLSSKIAGADYTIQGRSLPFNAEDVVALGFKAATAGNYSVTLSAMDGVFLGAQDVYLKDKTAGVLHDLKAGAYAFASAEGTFDNRFEIVYKNTLGTVDTTLDANAVVVFKQNAALYIETKNTQIKDIAIFDIRGRLVYQKANVNAGSFVISDLTAANEVLLVQVKSEDNKTKTVKVIY, from the coding sequence ATGAAACAAAAATTACATTATCATTTGCCTAAGTGTCTGATGTTGCTCATCATATGCTTATTGAGTGTAAACTCGTGGGGGCAAACAACGATCTTTAGCGTTTCGGGAGGCGGAGCTTTCCCGTCCGGATGGACAAGTGCAAATAATGTGCCTACAAATGACATTGATAAATCAAGTTATTATTTATTAGATGCCGGTAATCCAAGTGACGTAATCACAACAAGCAGTTATAATTTATCCAGCTACACAAGTGCTGTGTTTACTATAAATGTAGCTACTTTTGATACGGGAACGGCAAATCCTGGAAAGATAGAAATATCCTATAATGGAGGAACTACTTTTACACAAACAACTACAACGACTACACCTTCAAATTCTACTTATGTAGGATCGACTATAAATTTAAACTCTGTAAGTAGTCAGGTTGTTATAAGAATTTCAAATAATGGAACTTCTGGTCGTGGAATAAGAGTACAGGCTATTAAATTAGTAGCATCAGGTACTGCTACTGTTCCTGCTATAACAGCTACACCAAGTACTGTCCCAGGTTTTGGAAATGTTAATGTAGGAACAAATTCAGCAAACAGTACTGTAACAATTTCCGGAGCAAACCTGACAGGAGATATTATGGTTAATGCACCGTCTGCAGATTTTCAGATAAGTAAAGACCAGTCAGCCTGGTCAGCATCAGTATCGTTAACGCCAACTTCTGGAACAATAACGAGCGTACCGGTGTATGTTAGATTTACTCCGCAATCTGTTGGGGCTAAATCCGGTAATATTACTTTTTCAGGTGGTGGTGTTTCTTCGTCTCCAACTGTAGCTGTTTCCGGAACGGGAACATTACAGACGCCTGTGACAACTGCAGCTACAACGGTACAACAGTTGCAATTTAATGCAAACTGGGGAACTGTTGCAGGAGCTTCAGGATATCGTCTTGACGTAAGTGAACATGCAAGTTTTGGAATTGATACACCATCAAGTGTATTGGAAGAATTCGAAACAGGGCTTAGTACTTCCGGATATGGAACAGGTACGACTTCATTGGCTTCCGGAAACTGGGAAGTAGAAGATGTTATCAGAGCTGCGGCCAATCAGTCTGTGTCAGGATATGGAGCACAACTTAGAGCGAGTACTGGAAAAATGACCACGCCAAGTTTTGCTAAAATAAGCACAATTACATTTTCAGCTAAAAGAGGAGCTTCTGCAACGACATTACAGGTTAGCAAAATTGTAAACGGGGTAACGACATTGCTTCAAACAATTAACTTGACAACATCACATAGCGATTATACCGTAAATGTCAATGAAACCGCTTCCGATGTTAAGATTTTGCTTGCAAATGGAGGAGGTAACCTGGTTTATGTAGATGAACTTACAATCAATTATACAGGATCAACACCGTCTTTTGTTACCGGGTATAACGACAGAAATGTTGGTAATGTAACAACTTATGCAGTAACAGGATTAAATCCGAATACCGCTTACTATTACAGAGTGCGTGCAACAGCTACAGCTACTACTTCATCAAACTCAAATGTAACAGCAGTAACAACAAAACTAAGTACAGTAACCTGGAACGGAACGGCATGGTCTAACGTAACTGGACCGGATGCGACTATTGAAGCAGTTATTGCCGGAGCCTACAACACCAATACAAACGGTGCGTTTACCACTAAAAAATTAACATTAAATTCAGGATCATTTACATTGGCATCCGGTACAAACCTTACTGTTGTAAATGAAGTAGTGAATAATATGACAGCAGCTGATTTTGTGATCCAGAACAATGCAAACTTAATTCAGACAAATGCTGTTGCCAATACCGGAGCAGTAACCCTGCATAGAAATTCAGCGCCAATTGTACGTTTGGATCATACTTTATGGTCTTCACCGGTAGAAGCACAAAATCTTTTCGGATTCTCTCCAAATACACTGACAAACCGTTTTTATACGTATCAAACGAGTACGAATACTTATGTAAACACCGGATTAACGGCAGCAACAACTTTTGTTGTTGGTAAAGGTTTTGCAGTAAGAGCACCAAACAATTACCAGGCTTCACCGGCAGCTGCATGGGAAGGAACTTTTGTAGGGAAACCAAACAATGGTAATGTAACATTTACATTAGAAACTACAGGTACCGGATACAACATGGTGGGTAACCCTTATCCGTCTGTTATTGATGGAGCGACTTTTGTAAGTAACAATACAACGATCGACGGAACTTTATACTTCTATGCACATACTTTAACGATGAATGCTCAGGGACAATTCCCGGCAGGAACAAACTATGCAACATGGACTCCGGGCGTAGGAGGAGTAGCGGCTACAGCCGGAACTTCCGGTGTACCGGCGAATGTGCCAAACGGTAAAATTCAGGTTGGACAAGGATTTATAGTAAAATCATTGCCGGCAGGAGGAAATGTAACTTTTGCAAACACAATGCGTGCTGCTGAAAACGGGAACCAGTTCTTTAAAGTGAGCAGCGCTAACGCTACGCTTCCGGAAACAGAAAAACACAGAATGTGGCTTAACTTAACCAATGATGCCGGAACAGCTTTCAACCAGATTCTGGTTGCTTATGCAGAGGGCGCTACAGAAGGAGTAGACCGCGGTTATGACGGATTGGCATTCGGAACTACAGGAAGTACCTTATCGTCTAAAATTGCCGGAGCAGATTATACTATCCAGGGACGTTCTTTGCCTTTCAATGCAGAAGATGTTGTGGCTTTAGGATTTAAAGCGGCTACAGCAGGAAACTACAGCGTTACCTTATCGGCTATGGACGGAGTGTTCTTGGGAGCTCAGGATGTTTATTTAAAAGATAAAACAGCGGGAGTATTACACGACCTGAAAGCGGGTGCCTATGCATTTGCTTCAGCAGAGGGAACATTCGACAATCGTTTTGAAATCGTTTACAAAAACACTTTGGGAACGGTAGATACAACATTAGATGCTAATGCTGTTGTAGTATTCAAGCAAAATGCAGCTTTATATATCGAAACTAAAAATACGCAAATCAAAGACATTGCTATTTTTGATATCAGAGGCCGTTTGGTGTACCAGAAAGCAAATGTGAATGCTGGTTCTTTTGTGATTTCTGATTTAACTGCAGCGAATGAAGTATTATTGGTTCAGGTAAAATCGGAAGACAATAAAACAAAAACGGTTAAAGTAATTTATTAA